One genomic segment of Hymenobacter psoromatis includes these proteins:
- a CDS encoding T9SS type A sorting domain-containing protein, with product MPILSRGQTTIVNYDFNTAAAYPAAPAATATGIISAATSSEMFATGVGTSTGMGAYTANVAGLALAMNSSSGTNTKYFQFTLDGASLPKYSAFKIYLQGYRSPTGATTLTLQYSVNGGGYVTFGSTYATGNPSFTEGGFDLSGLAALNAPTSLVFKLSASGASGSGPLRVDNFQVQAVNTVDPLINSLSPNTIEAGSADFALTVTGSNFKPGAVVSFNGQSLVTTYSSATSLIATVPAATVATAGSYPVAVTNPGGVGSPAATFTVTPALVHWTGAAGTSSWFDAANWTANALPTAADEVVLDHRYVAGTFTVSLDQNVAVSIKSLTVNPGVGDSIFALVPAVNTVSPTALTLGNTTTALALTIYNKGVVTNASSAATGSFGIDVAGTNPTAFIYNGGSYRHASSCRHAAVVENLSAAAGTELGIFDFRLPGTGSASTSLSLSGRTYGTLVLRNRPGQAATSFTGAGTTLTIQGNLVIGPGVTFAPAINNDLRVAGDIRAQGIFQFKETSPASPTSQVVLAGTKPQTISGTFQLSGGVGLAINNAAGATLATAVTLGGPLTLTSGTLTTTTANLLTLSPAASIIGGSPTSYVNGPLARQTNAGPLINLIFPTGSGPSYRPLTLNATSQDATTYLVTQTEGPAPDFNNLPASASALPPLTRIARARSYTVTPTPAANNFSGTITLSFGADDQVNAPTDASFTIGKNSGSGWQNIGSSTIKLVTPVPTDGYVSGTVTSGIFTSFSTFALASTSADAKINPLPVTLISFAAHRQAADVALSWATATEWHNARFEVQRSLDGQVFTTVATVAGHGTAAQARQYTALDPAAPTAAIYYRLAQVDTDGHTTFSPVVVVAGTTAAVLYPNPARDRLVVPAPAGTQVYVLDLMGRVLQTIALPPSGEVSVASLPAGTYWLRLGEGAQPLRFSKE from the coding sequence TTGCCGATACTGAGCCGCGGGCAAACTACTATCGTCAACTACGATTTTAATACGGCGGCAGCTTACCCGGCCGCGCCGGCTGCCACGGCTACTGGTATAATTTCTGCTGCTACCAGCAGTGAGATGTTTGCAACGGGGGTAGGCACCAGTACTGGTATGGGCGCCTACACTGCTAATGTGGCGGGCTTGGCGCTAGCGATGAACAGCTCCAGCGGTACAAATACCAAATACTTCCAGTTTACGCTTGATGGCGCGTCGCTACCTAAGTATTCTGCTTTCAAAATCTACCTGCAAGGCTATCGCTCTCCCACTGGTGCTACTACCCTCACGCTGCAATACAGTGTGAATGGAGGCGGCTACGTTACTTTCGGCAGTACCTATGCGACTGGCAACCCGAGTTTTACGGAAGGTGGTTTCGATTTATCGGGCTTGGCGGCGCTCAATGCCCCCACCAGCCTGGTCTTTAAACTGTCAGCCAGCGGAGCTTCAGGTAGCGGCCCGCTACGCGTTGATAATTTTCAGGTGCAGGCTGTTAATACGGTGGACCCACTCATCAATAGTCTCAGCCCGAATACGATAGAAGCTGGCTCAGCCGACTTCGCCCTGACCGTGACGGGTAGTAACTTCAAGCCCGGCGCAGTGGTGAGCTTCAATGGCCAGAGCCTGGTGACTACTTATAGCTCAGCTACTTCGCTCATAGCTACGGTGCCAGCAGCGACCGTTGCCACGGCTGGTAGCTACCCGGTAGCCGTCACGAACCCCGGCGGCGTGGGGTCGCCCGCGGCGACGTTCACCGTCACACCCGCCTTGGTGCATTGGACGGGTGCGGCGGGCACCAGCAGCTGGTTCGACGCGGCCAACTGGACTGCCAACGCCCTACCCACCGCCGCCGATGAGGTAGTGCTTGACCACCGGTACGTGGCGGGCACCTTCACCGTGAGCCTCGACCAGAACGTGGCCGTAAGTATCAAATCGCTGACGGTGAATCCCGGCGTGGGCGATTCTATTTTCGCGCTGGTGCCAGCTGTCAATACCGTGTCGCCAACTGCCTTAACCCTTGGTAATACAACGACGGCGTTGGCCCTGACCATTTATAACAAAGGCGTGGTGACGAATGCCAGCAGTGCTGCTACCGGCTCATTTGGTATAGATGTGGCCGGAACGAACCCTACCGCATTTATCTACAATGGCGGTAGCTACCGCCATGCCAGCAGCTGCCGGCACGCGGCAGTGGTAGAGAACCTGAGCGCGGCGGCCGGTACCGAGCTAGGGATATTTGATTTTCGACTACCTGGCACGGGTTCCGCTTCTACCTCACTCTCGCTTTCGGGGCGTACCTATGGTACTCTGGTTTTACGTAACCGCCCTGGTCAGGCAGCGACCAGCTTTACGGGAGCGGGCACCACTCTTACTATTCAAGGGAATTTGGTGATTGGTCCCGGCGTTACGTTTGCGCCAGCGATTAACAACGACTTGCGCGTGGCGGGGGACATTCGGGCGCAAGGGATTTTCCAGTTCAAAGAAACCAGCCCGGCATCGCCTACCAGTCAAGTAGTGCTGGCGGGTACCAAGCCACAGACAATCAGTGGCACTTTTCAGCTAAGCGGAGGGGTAGGGCTGGCCATTAATAATGCAGCCGGGGCAACGCTGGCCACGGCAGTTACGCTCGGTGGTCCGCTTACGCTCACCAGCGGCACCCTCACCACCACGACAGCTAACCTGCTGACCCTGAGCCCGGCCGCTTCGATAATAGGGGGTAGCCCTACCAGCTACGTCAACGGCCCGCTGGCCCGCCAGACGAATGCCGGGCCACTCATCAATCTAATATTTCCCACGGGTAGCGGCCCGAGCTATCGTCCGCTCACCCTTAACGCCACCAGCCAGGATGCGACCACTTACCTCGTAACCCAAACCGAAGGCCCGGCCCCTGATTTTAATAACCTGCCAGCCAGCGCGTCGGCCCTACCCCCACTCACGCGCATAGCACGCGCCCGGTCGTACACCGTTACGCCCACCCCGGCGGCGAATAATTTCAGCGGAACCATTACCCTGTCTTTCGGGGCTGATGACCAGGTAAACGCGCCTACGGATGCCAGCTTTACCATCGGCAAAAATAGCGGCAGCGGCTGGCAGAATATTGGCTCCTCAACTATAAAGCTGGTTACCCCCGTACCCACGGATGGCTATGTCAGCGGTACCGTCACGTCGGGCATATTCACGTCGTTCAGCACCTTCGCCCTGGCCAGCACCAGTGCCGACGCGAAAATTAATCCGCTCCCCGTCACGCTTATCAGCTTCGCGGCCCACCGCCAAGCTGCCGATGTGGCGCTGAGTTGGGCCACGGCTACCGAGTGGCATAATGCGCGTTTTGAGGTGCAGCGTAGCCTTGATGGTCAAGTATTTACAACGGTGGCTACCGTAGCCGGCCACGGCACTGCGGCGCAGGCGCGCCAGTACACCGCGCTCGACCCGGCCGCCCCAACCGCCGCTATTTATTACCGCTTGGCGCAGGTAGATACGGATGGCCACACCACGTTTAGTCCGGTAGTAGTAGTGGCAGGCACTACTGCCGCCGTGCTCTATCCCAACCCGGCCCGCGACCGGCTGGTAGTACCTGCTCCGGCGGGCACGCAGGTGTACGTGCTCGACCTTATGGGCCGCGTACTGCAAACCATAGCCCTACCCCCCTCGGGCGAGGTAAGCGTAGCCAGTCTACCCGCTGGCACTTATTGGCTGCGACTGGGCGAGGGCGCGCAACCCTTGCGTTTCAGCAAAGAATAG
- the murI gene encoding glutamate racemase, protein MTTTSDPAARPIGIFDSGIGGLTVARAVAQRLPHERLVYFGDTAHLPYGEKSTAAIQAYSVKICDVLLRQHCKLILIACNSASAAAYELVREYVGSKALVVGMIDPVVAHVGQHYAGRPVGLIGTKQTVGSNIYRKKIDQLNLGVDLHALATPLLIPMIEEGFFNGRVSEEIIRAYLAHEELQGIESLVLACTHFPLIKPQIEDYYQGRVTVLDPSDVVAATVAEALAQRQLLAPAGGVGPAHHFYVSDFTRSFEESTRLFFGQEVQLEHYPLWE, encoded by the coding sequence ATGACGACTACCTCCGACCCGGCCGCCCGGCCCATTGGCATTTTCGATTCCGGCATTGGCGGCCTCACCGTGGCCCGCGCCGTGGCCCAGCGCCTGCCCCACGAGCGCCTCGTGTACTTTGGCGACACGGCCCACCTGCCCTACGGCGAGAAAAGTACCGCTGCCATCCAGGCCTACTCCGTCAAAATCTGCGATGTGCTGCTGCGCCAGCACTGCAAGCTCATCCTCATTGCCTGCAACTCGGCCTCGGCCGCCGCCTACGAGCTGGTGCGCGAGTACGTAGGTTCCAAAGCCCTGGTAGTGGGCATGATAGACCCCGTGGTGGCGCACGTGGGCCAGCACTACGCCGGCCGCCCGGTGGGCCTCATCGGCACCAAGCAAACGGTGGGCTCTAACATCTACCGCAAGAAAATCGACCAGCTCAACCTCGGTGTGGACCTGCACGCGCTGGCTACCCCCCTGCTGATACCCATGATTGAGGAAGGCTTTTTCAACGGCCGGGTATCGGAGGAAATTATTCGCGCCTACCTGGCCCACGAGGAGCTGCAAGGAATTGAAAGCCTAGTGCTGGCCTGCACGCATTTCCCCCTCATCAAGCCCCAGATAGAGGATTACTACCAGGGCCGCGTAACCGTGCTCGACCCCTCCGACGTGGTGGCTGCCACCGTGGCCGAGGCGCTGGCGCAGCGGCAGTTGCTGGCTCCGGCCGGGGGGGTAGGGCCGGCGCACCACTTCTACGTGAGTGATTTCACGCGCTCATTCGAGGAAAGTACCCGGCTGTTTTTTGGGCAGGAAGTGCAGCTGGAGCACTACCCGCTGTGGGAGTAA
- a CDS encoding GNAT family N-acetyltransferase, translating into MEIPVIETARLRLRGHYPTDLAASVVMWQEPAFYQYLGGQPLSEEEVWTKMLRHLGVWYLCGYGFWAVEEEATGHYIGVVGFGDWQRAIEPTLKGWPEVGWVFAPHTHGQGYAMEATQAALAWADSHLNQSRTVCLIHPDNRPSLRLAAKLGYQEFKRTLYKGQPGVLLERFRPARPVGFQS; encoded by the coding sequence ATGGAAATTCCGGTTATTGAAACGGCGCGTTTGCGGCTGCGTGGCCATTACCCCACCGACCTGGCCGCCTCGGTAGTCATGTGGCAGGAGCCCGCATTTTACCAATATTTAGGGGGGCAGCCCCTATCTGAAGAAGAAGTATGGACCAAGATGCTGCGGCACTTGGGCGTGTGGTATCTGTGCGGCTATGGATTTTGGGCGGTGGAAGAAGAGGCGACCGGTCACTATATCGGGGTTGTCGGTTTCGGCGATTGGCAGCGCGCTATCGAGCCCACGCTAAAAGGCTGGCCCGAAGTAGGCTGGGTGTTTGCCCCGCACACCCACGGCCAGGGCTACGCTATGGAGGCTACGCAAGCAGCCCTTGCCTGGGCTGATAGCCACCTCAATCAGTCCCGCACGGTCTGCCTTATTCACCCCGACAACCGGCCTTCGCTGCGCTTAGCAGCCAAATTGGGTTACCAAGAGTTTAAACGCACCCTGTACAAAGGGCAGCCCGGCGTGCTGCTGGAACGGTTCAGGCCCGCTCGCCCGGTTGGTTTCCAGTCCTAA
- a CDS encoding arylesterase: MTYNLPASALLLALLAAGCNADTAKTSSAPTPPATAEAPAAKKGEAAILFFGDSITAGLGVEPDQAYPALIENRVDSLHLPYTVVNAGLSGETSAGGRSRINWVLSRQPVSVFVLELGGNDGLRGLPLTDTRQNLQAIIDTVRQHAPEAKIVLAGMQIPPNMGPAYAADFKQLYGEIATKNHLTLIPFLLENVGGIAKLNQRDGIHPTPEGHKLVARTVWRTVQPLL; this comes from the coding sequence ATGACTTATAATCTGCCCGCCAGCGCCCTGCTGTTGGCCCTGCTCGCCGCCGGCTGCAACGCCGATACGGCTAAGACCTCATCAGCCCCTACCCCCCCCGCTACGGCCGAAGCGCCTGCCGCTAAGAAGGGCGAGGCCGCCATCTTGTTTTTTGGCGACAGCATCACGGCCGGCCTCGGCGTGGAGCCTGACCAAGCCTACCCCGCCCTCATTGAGAATCGGGTTGATTCGCTGCACCTGCCCTACACCGTCGTGAACGCTGGTCTCAGCGGCGAAACCAGCGCTGGTGGCCGCTCGCGCATCAACTGGGTGCTGAGCCGCCAGCCGGTGAGCGTGTTTGTGCTGGAGCTGGGTGGCAACGACGGCCTGCGCGGCCTACCCCTCACTGACACTCGCCAGAACCTGCAAGCCATTATCGACACGGTGCGCCAGCACGCCCCGGAGGCCAAAATCGTGCTCGCCGGCATGCAGATTCCGCCCAACATGGGCCCCGCCTACGCCGCCGATTTCAAGCAGCTATACGGTGAAATCGCGACCAAGAACCACCTCACGCTCATTCCGTTCCTGCTCGAAAACGTGGGCGGCATCGCCAAGCTCAACCAGCGCGACGGTATTCACCCCACGCCCGAAGGCCACAAACTGGTGGCGCGCACCGTGTGGCGCACCGTGCAGCCGCTACTCTAA
- a CDS encoding ABC transporter ATP-binding protein, whose amino-acid sequence MTSLQVENLTKTYTSAGRELTVLHEVSFSLQPADTFAIVGPSGSGKTTLLGLCAGLDRATSGSVWLQGIKLDTLSEDQRAAVRNQHVGFIFQNFQLLPTLTALENVQVPLELRGERNVAKQAQTLLERVGLGERGHHYPAQLSGGEQQRVSLARAFANRPQILFADEPTGNLDPDTSANVVDLLFDLNKEAGTTLVLVTHDLELAAKTQRIMRMRGGKVVEETVARTL is encoded by the coding sequence ATGACTAGCCTTCAAGTCGAAAACCTTACCAAGACATACACCAGCGCCGGGCGCGAGCTCACGGTGCTGCACGAGGTCAGCTTCAGCCTGCAACCGGCCGATACGTTTGCCATTGTGGGGCCGAGCGGCAGCGGCAAAACTACCCTGCTGGGCCTGTGCGCGGGCCTCGACCGGGCCACCAGCGGCAGCGTGTGGCTACAAGGCATCAAGCTCGATACCCTGAGCGAGGACCAGCGGGCGGCGGTGCGCAACCAGCACGTAGGCTTTATTTTCCAGAATTTCCAGCTCCTACCCACCCTCACGGCCCTCGAAAACGTGCAGGTGCCGCTGGAGCTGCGCGGCGAGCGCAACGTGGCCAAGCAGGCCCAAACCCTGCTGGAGCGCGTGGGCCTGGGTGAGCGCGGCCACCACTACCCGGCCCAGCTTTCGGGTGGCGAGCAGCAGCGCGTGAGCCTGGCCCGCGCCTTCGCCAACCGCCCCCAGATTCTCTTCGCCGACGAGCCCACCGGCAACCTCGACCCCGACACCAGCGCCAACGTGGTGGATTTATTATTCGACCTCAATAAGGAGGCCGGCACTACCCTCGTCCTAGTGACCCACGACCTGGAGCTGGCCGCTAAAACGCAAAGAATCATGCGGATGCGGGGCGGCAAAGTGGTGGAGGAGACCGTAGCGCGGACTTTGTAA
- a CDS encoding ABC transporter permease translates to MNFSWLVTMAWRDSRRSRSRLALFMSSIVLGIAALVGINSFGDNLARSIAGQARELVGADLVLSSSQPFDSTLRPALRRLGRTRTDEVSFASLVSFPRTQGVRLAQVRALGAGFPYYGDWQTQPAAAAADFRGGKATGALVDDVLLDQFNARVGDSVKVGTLTVAIVGRVLKTPGQSGFSAAIAPKVFIPIDLLNKTGLVQRGSRVQYRTYYQFAPTADVAAAIKPYQVRFDQTGIDTDTVASRQQATGRAFKDLTRFLSLVAFVALLLGSVGVASAVSLYVKEKLASVAVLRCLGASGRQALLIYLIQTSGLGLLGAAIGAALGAVVQVLLPKVLGNFLPVEVEMSVSLASVGLGLLTGVAMAVLFALLPLLSIRRVSPLRVLRASLDEDTATPDPLRGLVLAIIGLFVLGFSYAQTRDWKLALGFAAGLLAALGALAGLGLGLRWALRRFFPTGWSYVARQGLANLFRPQNQTVTLILSLGLGTFLLATLYLTQSVLLGRVQLSGGGNQPNLVLFDIQTEQEKGVEKLLTQEHLPILQRVPIVTMRLAAINGKSVTQLKKDTANGIPPWALTREYRVTYRDTLSKTEKLTAGTPPQPAAAGGLPRVSVDGSYFERVKLKLGDTLTFNVQGAPIAVVVGGTREVDWGRVQTNFLVVFPSGVLEQAPQFHVILTRTPSNAVLAAAQRALVRDFPNVSAIDLGLILQTVDEILTKISFVIRFMAGFSILTGLLVLASSVLISRYQRTRESVLLRTLGASRSQILRITLLEYALLGSLAAFAGVLLAGLAAWALAFWVFETPFALSALWPLPALVLLVASLTALIGGLNSRSVLSQPPLAVLRAEG, encoded by the coding sequence ATGAATTTCAGTTGGTTAGTTACAATGGCGTGGCGCGACTCGCGCCGCAGCCGGTCGCGGCTGGCGCTGTTTATGTCGAGCATCGTGCTGGGCATCGCGGCGCTGGTAGGCATCAATTCGTTTGGCGACAACCTGGCGCGCAGCATTGCGGGGCAGGCCCGCGAACTGGTGGGTGCCGACCTCGTGCTCTCGTCGAGCCAGCCGTTTGACTCCACCTTGCGGCCGGCGCTGCGGCGGTTGGGCCGCACGCGCACCGATGAAGTGTCGTTCGCGTCGCTCGTGTCGTTTCCACGCACCCAGGGCGTGCGGCTGGCACAGGTGCGGGCGCTGGGCGCGGGCTTCCCGTACTACGGCGACTGGCAAACCCAGCCCGCGGCGGCCGCTGCCGACTTTCGGGGGGGTAAGGCCACCGGCGCGCTGGTCGATGACGTACTGCTCGACCAGTTCAACGCCCGCGTGGGCGACTCGGTAAAGGTGGGCACCCTCACGGTGGCCATTGTGGGGCGGGTGCTGAAAACGCCGGGCCAGAGCGGCTTCAGCGCGGCCATCGCGCCCAAGGTCTTTATTCCCATTGACTTGCTCAATAAAACCGGGCTGGTGCAGCGCGGCAGCCGGGTGCAGTACCGCACCTACTACCAGTTTGCGCCCACCGCCGACGTGGCCGCGGCCATCAAGCCCTACCAGGTGCGCTTCGACCAAACCGGCATCGACACCGACACCGTGGCCAGCCGGCAGCAAGCCACCGGCCGCGCCTTCAAGGACCTCACCCGGTTTCTGAGCCTGGTGGCCTTCGTGGCGCTGCTGCTGGGCAGCGTGGGGGTAGCGAGCGCGGTGAGCCTCTACGTGAAAGAAAAGCTGGCCAGCGTGGCTGTGCTACGCTGCCTGGGCGCGAGCGGCCGGCAAGCCTTACTCATTTATTTGATTCAAACCTCGGGGCTGGGGCTGCTAGGCGCGGCCATTGGGGCGGCGTTGGGCGCGGTAGTACAAGTGCTGCTGCCCAAGGTATTGGGTAATTTTTTGCCGGTTGAGGTGGAGATGAGCGTGTCGCTGGCTTCCGTGGGGCTGGGGCTGCTGACGGGGGTAGCAATGGCGGTGCTCTTTGCGCTGCTGCCGCTGCTGAGCATCCGGCGGGTGTCGCCGCTGCGGGTGCTGCGCGCCTCCCTCGATGAGGACACGGCCACGCCCGACCCACTGCGCGGGCTGGTGCTGGCTATCATTGGCCTGTTTGTGCTGGGCTTTTCCTACGCCCAAACCCGCGACTGGAAGCTGGCGCTGGGCTTTGCGGCCGGGCTGCTGGCGGCGCTGGGCGCGCTGGCCGGGCTAGGCCTGGGGCTGCGTTGGGCCTTGCGGCGCTTCTTCCCCACCGGCTGGAGCTACGTGGCCCGGCAGGGCCTGGCTAATTTATTTCGGCCCCAAAACCAGACTGTTACGCTGATACTTTCGCTGGGGCTGGGCACGTTTTTGCTGGCTACGCTTTACCTCACGCAATCGGTGCTGCTGGGCCGGGTGCAGCTGTCGGGCGGCGGCAACCAGCCCAATTTAGTCTTGTTTGACATCCAAACCGAGCAGGAGAAAGGGGTAGAAAAGCTGCTGACGCAGGAGCATTTGCCCATCTTACAGCGCGTGCCCATCGTGACGATGCGCCTGGCGGCCATCAACGGTAAGTCGGTCACGCAGCTCAAGAAGGATACTGCCAACGGCATCCCACCTTGGGCACTCACCCGCGAATACCGCGTGACATACCGCGACACGCTCAGCAAAACCGAGAAGCTGACGGCCGGCACCCCGCCGCAACCAGCCGCAGCCGGCGGCTTGCCCCGCGTATCGGTCGATGGCAGCTACTTCGAGCGCGTGAAGCTGAAGCTCGGCGACACGCTGACCTTCAACGTGCAGGGCGCGCCGATTGCCGTGGTCGTGGGCGGCACCCGCGAGGTCGATTGGGGCCGCGTGCAAACCAATTTCCTGGTCGTGTTTCCGAGCGGCGTGCTGGAGCAGGCACCGCAGTTCCACGTCATCCTCACCCGCACGCCCTCCAATGCCGTGCTGGCCGCCGCCCAGCGCGCGCTGGTGCGCGACTTCCCCAACGTGTCGGCCATCGACCTGGGCCTGATTCTGCAAACGGTGGACGAGATTCTGACCAAAATCTCGTTCGTCATTCGCTTTATGGCGGGTTTCAGCATCCTCACCGGCCTGCTGGTGCTGGCCAGCTCGGTGCTCATCAGCCGCTATCAGCGCACCCGCGAAAGCGTGCTGCTGCGCACCCTCGGTGCCAGCCGCAGCCAGATTCTGCGCATCACGCTGCTCGAATACGCCCTGCTGGGCTCGCTGGCTGCCTTTGCCGGCGTGCTGCTGGCCGGCCTGGCCGCTTGGGCGCTGGCCTTCTGGGTCTTTGAAACGCCGTTTGCGCTCAGCGCCCTGTGGCCGCTGCCGGCGCTGGTGCTGCTGGTGGCCAGCCTCACGGCCCTCATTGGCGGGCTCAACAGCCGCTCGGTGCTCAGCCAGCCACCGCTGGCCGTGCTGCGCGCCGAGGGGTAG
- a CDS encoding transglutaminase domain-containing protein: MKYFLMFLFILIASSVYATEPVDSVRYAYAKKAPKTLELEVLVNYLKKGTKDNKKIVETFFYWIALNIQYDVKLRDKVGLTMEDVSLDSVLLKKKTICSGYSALFQKMCILSNIECEIINGIGQNYLIKQTYKTNHAWNAVKIDDKWHLIDTTWGSGGIDSSTNSYKSALDMSYFFTAATSSIIDHFPEDKQWQLLDNTISLNQFHSKTWNAKRLVKLNYQLNGGKN; this comes from the coding sequence GTGAAATACTTTTTAATGTTCTTGTTTATTCTAATTGCCTCTAGTGTTTACGCAACGGAACCAGTCGATTCAGTGCGATATGCCTATGCTAAGAAAGCGCCAAAAACCTTAGAATTAGAAGTACTTGTCAATTATTTAAAGAAAGGCACAAAAGACAACAAAAAAATAGTGGAGACTTTTTTCTATTGGATAGCCTTGAATATTCAATACGATGTGAAACTTAGGGATAAGGTTGGGCTTACTATGGAAGATGTTTCGCTAGATTCTGTTCTACTCAAGAAAAAAACAATTTGCTCAGGCTATTCAGCATTGTTTCAGAAAATGTGCATCCTTTCCAACATCGAGTGTGAAATTATTAATGGAATTGGCCAAAATTATTTAATCAAGCAAACATACAAGACAAATCATGCTTGGAATGCCGTAAAAATCGATGATAAATGGCATTTAATTGATACCACTTGGGGAAGTGGCGGAATTGATAGTAGTACTAATAGCTACAAATCAGCATTGGATATGAGTTATTTTTTTACTGCTGCTACTTCATCAATTATTGACCATTTTCCGGAAGATAAGCAATGGCAGTTGTTAGATAACACTATAAGCTTAAACCAGTTTCATAGCAAAACCTGGAACGCTAAACGGCTCGTCAAACTCAATTATCAACTCAATGGCGGGAAGAACTAA
- a CDS encoding bifunctional heptose 7-phosphate kinase/heptose 1-phosphate adenyltransferase produces the protein MPALTPLTKLFADFNNLQVLIVGDVMVDAYVWGRASRLSPEAPVPVVNVDRTENRLGGAANVALNVQALGATPLLCAVVGNDPGGDKLLQLLRDHYLPAEGIIRSAHRPTTFKQRILAHGQQLVRIDSEVETDLNAEEAAQLLAAYDDLLPHADVVIFEDYDKGVLSEGIIGQCIARARQRNIPTVVDPKKKNFLAYQHCTLFKPNLKELREGLKLEFGAPDADRPGFEAAVARLREVLTPEIVLVTLSEHGVFAQQGEEKTYLPAHLRTISDVSGAGDTVISIAACCVALGQPAAFTAALANLGGGLVCEQVGVVPIEKQLLLAEAEAEGL, from the coding sequence ATGCCTGCTCTTACCCCCCTTACCAAGCTCTTTGCCGATTTTAATAACCTCCAGGTGCTCATTGTGGGCGATGTGATGGTGGATGCCTACGTATGGGGCCGCGCCAGTCGGCTTTCGCCCGAGGCCCCGGTGCCCGTCGTGAACGTGGACCGCACCGAAAACCGCCTCGGCGGGGCCGCCAACGTGGCCCTCAACGTACAGGCGCTGGGCGCTACCCCCCTGCTGTGCGCCGTGGTGGGCAATGACCCCGGCGGCGACAAGCTGCTCCAGCTACTTCGCGACCACTACTTGCCCGCCGAGGGCATCATCCGCAGCGCGCACCGGCCCACCACGTTCAAGCAGCGCATTCTGGCCCACGGCCAACAGCTCGTACGCATCGATTCGGAAGTGGAAACCGACCTCAATGCCGAGGAAGCCGCCCAATTGCTGGCTGCCTATGACGACCTCCTACCCCACGCCGACGTGGTCATCTTCGAAGACTACGACAAGGGTGTACTCAGCGAAGGCATTATTGGTCAGTGCATTGCCCGTGCCCGCCAGCGCAATATCCCAACGGTAGTAGACCCCAAGAAGAAGAACTTCCTGGCCTACCAGCACTGCACGCTCTTCAAGCCCAACCTCAAGGAACTGCGCGAGGGCCTGAAACTGGAATTTGGCGCGCCCGACGCCGACCGGCCCGGCTTTGAGGCCGCCGTGGCCCGCCTGCGCGAGGTACTGACGCCCGAAATTGTGTTGGTGACGCTCTCCGAGCACGGCGTTTTTGCCCAGCAGGGCGAGGAGAAAACCTACCTGCCGGCCCATCTGCGCACCATTTCCGACGTATCGGGCGCGGGCGACACGGTCATCAGCATCGCGGCCTGTTGCGTGGCGCTGGGCCAGCCGGCCGCCTTCACGGCCGCGCTCGCCAACCTCGGCGGCGGCCTGGTGTGCGAGCAGGTGGGCGTGGTGCCTATTGAGAAGCAATTGCTACTGGCCGAGGCCGAGGCGGAGGGGTTGTAG
- a CDS encoding alkylphosphonate utilization protein: MNVKGSNGTLLTEGDAVTLIKDLKVRGSSQTLKRGTLVKNIRLTNSPAEVEGRAGGSTMVLKTEFLKKA, from the coding sequence ATGAACGTAAAAGGCAGCAACGGCACCCTGCTCACCGAAGGCGATGCCGTTACCCTCATCAAAGACCTCAAAGTACGTGGCTCGTCGCAGACGCTCAAGCGCGGCACGCTGGTCAAGAATATTCGCCTCACCAACTCGCCCGCCGAGGTGGAGGGCCGCGCCGGGGGTAGCACGATGGTGCTGAAAACCGAATTTTTAAAGAAGGCTTAG